In Aquimarina sp. TRL1, a single window of DNA contains:
- a CDS encoding DNA topoisomerase 3, producing the protein MKVCIAEKPSVAREIASIVGATTKRDGYFEGNGYAVTYTFGHLCTLYEPNDYKAYWKSWDLNNLPMLPEKFKTKVVNDAGIKKQFDIVKKLFQQASVVINCGDAGQEGELIQRWVIDQAAYKGEVQRLWISSLTSEAIKEGFENLKPAEVYNNLYYAGFSRAIGDWLLGMNATRLYTVKHGGYKQVLSIGRVQTPTLAMLVSRHKEIENFIPKPYWELQTKYRDTLFHCEEGRFLNKSEGESFAAIVKQSEFEIVSITKKNGKEYAPKLFDLTGLQVYCNTKFGFSADETLKIVQKLYEQKLVTYPRVDTTFLPSDIYPKVPGILKKLTNYQSLTFPLLDQKIKKSSRVFNDKKVTDHHAIIPTGIQSKLQYNQQQVYDIITRRFIAVFYDECLVANSTVIGKADSVSFKTTGKEILEKGWRVVFESPESKEKKESGVLPAFEKGEKGPHEPSFLEKETKPPKNYTEATLLRAMETAGKQVDDDEMRELMKENGIGRPSTRANIIETLFKRKYISRKKKLIIPTLTGIQLIDTIQNKLLTSAELTGRWEKQLKEIEKGTFHAGSFIKNMKQMVDQLVYEVRTEKKRANISHTTEVPLKKKKSPTKKTSIIGYQCPSCASGKLLKGTTAYGCSNFKNGCTFLLPFQFKEKKISEKQYLRLLQKGCTVNLKGFKDSAVTKEGLLRFSDKYELIFEEKKTIAPKESTPTPIPCPKCHKGHIIKGKSAYGCSAYQTGCNFTFSYQEIRKVADGRPLSKELVYQIITQKK; encoded by the coding sequence ATGAAAGTTTGCATTGCAGAAAAGCCAAGTGTCGCCAGAGAAATAGCTTCCATTGTTGGAGCTACCACGAAACGTGATGGTTATTTTGAAGGCAATGGATATGCTGTAACATATACGTTTGGGCACTTATGTACTTTATATGAGCCGAATGACTATAAGGCGTATTGGAAAAGCTGGGATCTCAATAACCTCCCCATGCTACCAGAAAAGTTTAAAACAAAGGTGGTAAATGATGCCGGTATCAAAAAACAATTTGATATTGTAAAAAAACTATTTCAGCAAGCATCTGTAGTTATCAATTGTGGGGATGCCGGACAAGAAGGAGAATTAATACAACGCTGGGTCATTGACCAGGCTGCATACAAAGGAGAAGTACAACGATTATGGATCTCTTCACTTACCAGTGAAGCTATCAAAGAAGGATTTGAAAATCTAAAACCCGCTGAAGTATATAATAATCTATACTATGCTGGTTTCTCTAGAGCAATTGGGGATTGGTTATTAGGAATGAATGCTACCCGTTTATATACCGTAAAACATGGAGGCTATAAGCAGGTATTATCCATTGGTAGAGTACAAACCCCTACATTGGCAATGCTGGTATCACGCCATAAAGAAATTGAAAACTTTATACCAAAACCTTATTGGGAATTGCAAACCAAATACAGAGATACCTTATTTCATTGCGAAGAAGGTCGATTTTTAAACAAAAGTGAAGGAGAGTCTTTTGCCGCGATTGTAAAGCAAAGCGAATTTGAAATTGTTTCGATTACAAAAAAAAATGGGAAAGAATACGCCCCAAAACTATTTGATCTAACCGGCTTGCAAGTATATTGTAATACTAAATTTGGTTTTTCTGCTGATGAAACATTAAAAATCGTTCAAAAATTATACGAACAAAAATTAGTGACATACCCAAGGGTAGATACCACTTTTCTACCAAGTGACATTTACCCCAAAGTTCCAGGGATTTTAAAAAAGCTGACTAATTATCAATCTCTGACATTTCCATTACTAGACCAAAAAATCAAAAAATCCTCCCGGGTTTTTAACGATAAAAAAGTGACCGATCACCATGCTATTATTCCGACTGGAATACAATCCAAACTACAATATAATCAGCAACAGGTATACGATATTATTACCCGGCGTTTTATTGCTGTTTTTTATGACGAATGTTTAGTCGCAAATAGCACTGTAATTGGAAAAGCTGATTCTGTATCTTTTAAAACAACAGGAAAAGAAATTCTGGAAAAAGGATGGAGAGTAGTCTTTGAATCGCCCGAGTCGAAAGAAAAGAAAGAAAGCGGCGTCTTACCTGCCTTCGAAAAAGGAGAAAAAGGACCACATGAACCATCATTTCTCGAAAAAGAAACGAAACCTCCTAAAAACTATACTGAGGCAACTCTGCTTCGCGCGATGGAAACAGCAGGAAAACAAGTAGATGATGACGAAATGAGAGAACTGATGAAAGAAAATGGAATAGGAAGACCTTCTACCCGCGCTAATATTATCGAAACACTTTTTAAGAGAAAATACATCTCGAGAAAGAAGAAACTAATTATTCCTACGCTCACGGGAATACAGCTGATAGATACGATACAGAATAAATTACTCACATCTGCTGAACTGACTGGTCGTTGGGAAAAACAGCTAAAAGAAATTGAAAAAGGGACATTTCATGCCGGAAGTTTTATTAAAAATATGAAACAAATGGTTGACCAATTAGTCTATGAGGTACGTACAGAAAAAAAACGAGCAAATATATCTCATACGACAGAAGTTCCCCTTAAAAAGAAAAAATCTCCAACAAAGAAAACCTCTATAATAGGATATCAGTGCCCTTCATGTGCTTCTGGTAAACTACTAAAAGGAACCACTGCCTACGGATGTAGCAATTTCAAAAATGGCTGTACTTTTCTCTTACCATTTCAATTCAAAGAAAAAAAGATTTCAGAAAAACAATACCTTCGATTATTACAAAAAGGATGTACTGTGAATCTGAAAGGGTTTAAGGACAGTGCTGTCACCAAAGAAGGGCTTCTTCGATTTTCTGATAAATACGAACTTATATTTGAGGAGAAAAAGACAATTGCTCCCAAAGAAAGTACCCCCACCCCTATTCCATGCCCTAAATGTCATAAAGGGCATATCATAAAAGGAAAAAGTGCCTATGGATGTTCTGCATATCAAACAGGATGTAATTTTACATTTAGTTATCAGGAAATCAGAAAGGTTGCTGACGGTCGTCCGCTTAGTAAAGAACTCGTTTATCAAATCATTACGCAAAAGAAATAA
- a CDS encoding response regulator transcription factor produces the protein MSKTKILLAEDDYDFGSILKQYLEIHNYEVTWAKNGKEALDYFESNTTMEHCAFDICVFDVMMPHMDGFTLAEKVVHKYPEVPFVFLTAKKMKEDKIKGLKLGADDYIVKPFEADILVLRLQNILKRAQKNVSKQISTTNQSIGAYTLDTVNYQLIIGDTVQRITEKEAQLIQFFYKNKNKLIKREDLLTEIWGSDDFFSGRSMDVFISRIRKYFKQDTSISIESTRGIGLTFKIGV, from the coding sequence ATGAGTAAAACAAAAATATTACTAGCCGAAGATGATTATGATTTTGGGAGTATTCTAAAACAATACCTAGAAATCCATAATTATGAAGTAACCTGGGCTAAAAATGGTAAAGAAGCCCTGGACTATTTCGAAAGCAATACAACCATGGAGCATTGCGCTTTTGATATCTGTGTCTTCGATGTAATGATGCCACATATGGATGGGTTTACATTGGCTGAAAAAGTGGTGCATAAATACCCTGAAGTCCCTTTTGTTTTTCTAACAGCAAAAAAGATGAAAGAAGATAAAATAAAAGGACTCAAATTAGGTGCAGATGATTATATCGTCAAACCTTTTGAAGCAGATATTCTGGTATTGCGATTACAAAACATTTTAAAACGTGCACAAAAAAATGTAAGTAAACAAATTAGTACCACGAATCAATCAATCGGAGCATACACATTAGATACGGTTAATTATCAATTAATTATCGGAGATACTGTGCAACGCATTACCGAAAAAGAAGCACAATTAATCCAATTCTTTTATAAAAACAAAAACAAGCTTATAAAAAGGGAAGACTTATTAACAGAAATATGGGGAAGTGACGACTTCTTTTCCGGAAGAAGCATGGACGTATTTATAAGTAGAATTAGGAAATATTTTAAACAAGATACCAGCATCTCTATAGAAAGTACCCGGGGAATAGGGTTAACTTTTAAGATAGGTGTATAA
- a CDS encoding SRPBCC domain-containing protein, which yields MNNSNKTITIKRTFDAPLSLVWEAWTTAEHIAHWWGPKGMKTTIIEHHFEEGGTWKYSMIMPDGNEFLSEGTYLTIIPFKKIKTTADFKPMTEGVQIEILFEESGGKTDFTFHVMHPTEAYRIAQEKMGIYNGWGSVFDRLQAYLITL from the coding sequence ATGAATAACAGCAACAAAACAATTACTATTAAAAGAACTTTTGATGCCCCTCTATCTCTTGTTTGGGAGGCATGGACTACAGCTGAACATATTGCACATTGGTGGGGTCCCAAAGGGATGAAAACAACTATTATTGAACATCATTTCGAAGAAGGCGGGACCTGGAAATATTCAATGATAATGCCAGATGGTAATGAATTCTTATCTGAAGGAACCTATTTGACCATTATTCCTTTTAAAAAAATAAAAACAACTGCTGATTTTAAACCCATGACAGAAGGAGTCCAAATAGAAATTTTATTTGAAGAATCAGGTGGTAAAACGGATTTTACATTTCATGTAATGCACCCTACAGAAGCTTATCGAATAGCTCAGGAGAAAATGGGTATTTACAATGGTTGGGGAAGCGTTTTCGACAGATTACAAGCTTATTTGATCACATTGTAA
- a CDS encoding helix-turn-helix transcriptional regulator: MRRDVFQAISDPVRRDIIQLLSKQPLSVNVIAENFMISRPAISKHLKILKECGVITISKQGRQQFCYIQPRSLLPAFLWIEQYQHIWEERIDSFEDYLLNLQHKKQKDE; encoded by the coding sequence ATGAGAAGAGATGTTTTTCAAGCAATATCCGATCCGGTAAGAAGGGATATTATACAATTACTTTCCAAACAACCTCTTAGTGTAAATGTTATAGCCGAAAATTTTATGATTAGTCGTCCGGCGATTTCAAAACATCTCAAGATTCTAAAAGAATGTGGCGTCATAACAATAAGTAAACAAGGCAGACAACAATTCTGTTATATTCAACCAAGAAGTTTACTACCTGCTTTTTTGTGGATCGAACAATACCAGCATATTTGGGAAGAAAGAATTGATTCTTTTGAAGATTATTTATTGAACTTACAACATAAAAAACAAAAAGATGAATAA
- a CDS encoding cupin domain-containing protein: MKMNPLMLCILFCIAYSCKQAPTITEPHKEKQTPIHVSTDEGKKWNVFGVQITGKILSTDTEGEYAVIVTETPPQGGPPKHIHAHEDELFYILTGKYTFFCGDKTIYAQKGDFIRLPKGIPHNFINTDSITGITMNTITPGGFENFFEQVATLSKGEKLSKKTIDSLATEYGVTFVKK, from the coding sequence ATGAAGATGAACCCCCTGATGCTTTGTATACTGTTTTGCATTGCATATAGTTGCAAACAGGCACCAACTATAACGGAACCTCACAAAGAAAAACAAACTCCCATTCACGTATCCACTGATGAAGGAAAGAAATGGAATGTATTTGGAGTTCAAATAACAGGAAAAATCCTCAGTACCGATACCGAAGGAGAATATGCAGTAATTGTTACTGAAACACCTCCCCAAGGAGGGCCTCCTAAACATATTCATGCACATGAAGATGAATTATTTTATATTCTGACAGGTAAGTACACTTTTTTCTGCGGGGATAAAACAATATATGCACAAAAGGGAGATTTTATTCGATTACCCAAGGGAATTCCTCATAATTTTATCAATACTGATTCTATTACGGGGATTACCATGAATACCATTACTCCCGGAGGGTTTGAAAATTTCTTTGAACAAGTAGCTACCTTATCCAAAGGAGAAAAATTATCAAAGAAAACAATTGATTCTCTGGCTACTGAATACGGAGTGACTTTTGTTAAGAAATAA
- a CDS encoding sensor histidine kinase KdpD: protein MAALDIMCTFELSEKFYKQKEISDYHYNYIKKSFVKNKIIILIIASVLALLALSGIQAYLIQNAYQLKKDNFLKETKEAISEIDDGHILDSLYGEVWGENMMTHLSDYKNNRFSKEEAAKKIIEEANAINPEYTTHYENELDKINLGYDIKYKKIISSLLIFEGSKIDTIILSTSQNKIKLFGRNFNETNEEVINTNRWFTQNQFIDQRGGTIKTKTYDLEVISQDVILIRDWKNIVYGRMMGLLLSSLLIFLFVISLLYYSIKNLVNQKKITAIKTDFINNITHELKTPLATLGIASKSLQKEAIKASPEAFENTLKIIDRQNDRLQKLIDQVLTNSLSSEDIVLYKEQIADTLYFDNLIEDFKLSKQQDQLSIINHVCETEVILRIDIFHFTTALLNILDNAVKYSTDHTIISIKTHIERNQYIIAIADNGIGISEKNQQYIFDKFYRVSDGNVHNVKGLGLGMYYTHQIIKAHKGSITIESEPNKGTAFTIKIPIH, encoded by the coding sequence ATGGCAGCACTAGACATTATGTGTACTTTTGAACTGTCGGAAAAATTCTACAAGCAAAAAGAAATATCTGATTATCACTATAACTATATAAAGAAAAGCTTTGTGAAAAATAAAATTATCATATTAATTATTGCATCTGTATTAGCATTATTAGCACTATCAGGCATACAAGCATACCTGATTCAAAATGCATATCAGTTAAAAAAAGATAATTTTCTCAAAGAGACCAAAGAAGCCATTTCTGAGATTGATGACGGACATATCCTCGACTCATTATATGGAGAGGTCTGGGGAGAAAATATGATGACTCACCTATCTGACTATAAAAACAATCGATTCTCTAAGGAAGAGGCAGCAAAAAAAATAATAGAAGAAGCAAATGCTATCAATCCCGAATACACAACTCATTATGAGAATGAGTTAGACAAGATCAACCTGGGATACGACATTAAATACAAGAAAATCATCAGTAGTCTTCTTATTTTTGAAGGGAGTAAGATCGATACCATTATCTTATCTACTTCCCAGAATAAAATCAAACTGTTTGGTAGAAATTTTAATGAAACGAATGAAGAAGTAATCAATACCAACAGATGGTTTACACAAAATCAATTTATAGATCAGCGAGGAGGAACAATTAAAACAAAAACATATGATCTGGAAGTTATCTCACAAGATGTAATTCTTATCAGAGATTGGAAAAATATAGTATACGGAAGAATGATGGGACTACTACTCTCTTCTCTGTTGATTTTTCTTTTTGTTATCAGCCTCTTATATTATTCTATAAAAAATCTGGTAAATCAAAAGAAAATTACCGCGATCAAAACCGATTTTATCAATAATATCACACATGAGCTCAAGACCCCGCTGGCGACCTTAGGTATCGCATCAAAAAGCTTGCAAAAAGAAGCAATAAAAGCATCTCCCGAAGCATTTGAAAATACCTTAAAAATCATTGATCGACAAAATGACCGGTTGCAAAAACTAATTGATCAGGTTTTAACCAATAGTCTAAGCTCAGAAGATATTGTCCTGTATAAAGAACAAATAGCAGACACACTTTATTTTGATAATCTGATTGAAGATTTCAAACTCTCTAAACAACAGGATCAATTAAGTATTATAAACCATGTCTGCGAAACAGAAGTCATTCTAAGAATTGATATCTTTCATTTTACAACTGCCCTTCTCAATATCCTGGACAATGCTGTAAAATATAGTACTGACCATACCATTATTAGCATAAAAACTCATATCGAGCGGAATCAATACATCATTGCTATCGCAGATAACGGAATAGGAATTTCCGAGAAAAATCAACAATACATTTTTGATAAATTTTATCGGGTCAGTGATGGAAATGTACATAATGTAAAAGGATTAGGTCTTGGTATGTATTACACACATCAGATTATAAAAGCACACAAAGGATCGATTACTATAGAAAGTGAACCAAATAAGGGAACTGCTTTTACTATAAAAATCCCGATTCATTAA
- a CDS encoding Crp/Fnr family transcriptional regulator: MESKKAYYIDCLRSKFETYTPISQSSWELMLPILNFQEIQKGEDLLQNGQVARYIHFICKGALRAYITDSEGNTYNKNIFLENDFAASTVSCLRSKPSSFTLEALEDCILINIDYKKYKKLIEDTIEFKNFYIAYLENNWVIEKEQREISLVMDNATERYLKLLKQYPNIDQRIQQLHLAAHLGITPTQLSRIRKELKTS, translated from the coding sequence ATGGAATCTAAAAAAGCATATTATATCGATTGCTTGCGATCAAAATTCGAAACGTATACACCTATTTCACAATCATCCTGGGAATTGATGCTTCCAATTCTTAATTTTCAGGAAATCCAAAAAGGAGAAGACCTTCTACAAAATGGGCAAGTCGCTAGGTATATACATTTTATATGCAAAGGTGCATTACGAGCGTACATAACCGATTCTGAAGGGAATACCTATAACAAAAATATATTTCTGGAAAACGATTTTGCTGCCTCTACCGTTTCTTGCCTTCGCTCTAAGCCATCAAGTTTTACCCTAGAAGCACTAGAAGACTGCATTCTTATCAATATCGATTACAAAAAATACAAAAAACTCATCGAGGATACCATCGAATTTAAAAACTTCTATATCGCCTACTTAGAGAATAACTGGGTCATCGAAAAAGAGCAACGAGAAATTTCACTGGTCATGGATAATGCTACTGAAAGGTACTTAAAACTTCTCAAACAATATCCTAATATTGACCAAAGAATTCAGCAATTACACCTCGCTGCTCACCTGGGAATAACTCCTACGCAACTGAGCAGAATCAGAAAAGAACTAAAAACCAGCTAG
- a CDS encoding thioredoxin family protein, whose translation MKIKAFLFFLLTITTFQIHAQEQASDILNNAIAIAKKENKNVFVKFSASWCSWCKKMDLQMKSDICAPLLDPQYTSVTLIVNESKKNKQLETPGALEILKKYKGERAGLPFWVIIDQNGKLLEDSFDPTGQNLGCPASKEEVRHFTQILKKTSSLTDAQLTTIAKVFTAK comes from the coding sequence ATGAAAATAAAAGCTTTCCTTTTCTTCCTGCTAACGATTACTACTTTTCAGATTCACGCACAAGAACAAGCATCTGATATTCTCAACAATGCAATTGCAATTGCCAAAAAAGAAAACAAAAATGTTTTTGTTAAATTCAGTGCTTCCTGGTGTAGCTGGTGCAAAAAAATGGATTTGCAAATGAAAAGTGATATTTGTGCCCCCCTGCTTGACCCTCAATATACTTCGGTAACCTTAATCGTTAATGAATCTAAAAAAAATAAGCAGCTGGAAACCCCGGGAGCATTAGAAATTCTTAAAAAATATAAAGGAGAACGTGCAGGACTTCCTTTCTGGGTAATCATTGATCAGAATGGAAAATTGCTGGAAGATTCTTTTGATCCTACTGGTCAAAATTTAGGCTGCCCGGCGTCTAAAGAAGAAGTACGCCATTTTACGCAAATTCTAAAAAAGACATCTTCCTTAACTGATGCACAGTTAACTACTATTGCAAAAGTGTTTACTGCAAAATAG
- a CDS encoding LysE family translocator, which translates to MILPDFDHMLLFLVAASILILVPGPSVLYIIAKSVEQGYKAGIVSVLGIGIGSLLHVIAAAIGISSIVMASATAFSIIKYIGAAYLIYLGIKKFFEKEPSTAIPIEVKSKKLKTIFYEGILVNTFNPKTAIFFLSFLPQFISVEKGGNASQILFLGILFTVYAILSDTIYVLLSVKLSAWISGSKKYLKRQKNFMAIIYILLGIITLTMDQQHSKHTLPTK; encoded by the coding sequence ATGATACTACCCGATTTTGATCATATGCTATTATTTTTAGTAGCAGCTTCCATACTTATTTTAGTTCCTGGACCTTCAGTACTTTATATAATTGCCAAAAGTGTTGAACAAGGATATAAGGCAGGTATTGTATCTGTTTTGGGAATTGGAATCGGAAGTCTTCTTCATGTAATTGCTGCCGCAATCGGTATATCATCGATCGTAATGGCTTCTGCCACTGCCTTTTCTATTATTAAATACATAGGTGCAGCATACTTAATTTATTTGGGAATCAAAAAGTTTTTTGAAAAAGAACCATCAACTGCTATCCCTATAGAAGTAAAAAGCAAAAAATTAAAAACTATTTTCTATGAAGGCATTTTGGTAAATACTTTTAATCCTAAAACAGCTATATTTTTTCTTTCCTTCTTGCCTCAATTCATTTCAGTAGAAAAAGGAGGAAATGCCAGTCAAATTTTATTTCTTGGAATTCTATTCACTGTATATGCCATATTAAGTGATACAATTTATGTATTACTATCCGTAAAACTATCTGCTTGGATTTCTGGGTCAAAAAAATACTTAAAACGACAAAAAAATTTTATGGCTATCATCTATATCCTGTTAGGAATTATTACATTGACCATGGATCAGCAACATTCGAAACATACTCTTCCTACTAAGTAA
- a CDS encoding aminotransferase class III-fold pyridoxal phosphate-dependent enzyme, whose product MYNLLQEEYGLQEITIEKLCGYDNANFLVQTDTTSFIFKTYVFSEALFDLVKAENEVLLFLKENGNNKQYPTPVSFKDGSYIKILQIDGNKQICRMLTYLDGVFLGDSTHTKPLLASIGTFLAKTDLLLQNVTNYTIKSRQWQWDIQYLPQFKHFIKDIPDATNRALVSYFFQQFEAHVTPQIPKLRKQIIYNDANEWNMLTKNNQVSAIIDFGDIAYSFLINELAIAITYACYDKDTPLDNAVIILQSYHDVIPLEEKEIQLLYYLIAARLCMSVCNSAQAKKNTPENTYALVSEQYAWKMLRKWVRINPIAAENRFREAAGFSSLEVPPVTQIVNKRHRYISPIVSLSYKQPIHMASAAFQYMYDTSGNTYLDAYNNIPHVGHSHPVVVNAGQQQMATLNTNTRYLYHQLADYAEKLLDKFPPSLNKVYFVNSGSAASDLAIRIAKIHTGQEKIMVLEHGYHGHTQTATDISDYKFNNPKGQGQKEYILKTGIPDTYRGIYKNDDGSAGIHYAEHAIELLKNTHTPIAAFISEPISGCGGQIPLAKGYLKTLYPEIRKQGGICICDEVQTGFGRLGDYFWGFEAHDVVPDMVVIGKPIANGHPMGAVICTDEIANSFGKGVEFFSSFGGNPVSCAIALSVLQVIEEEKLQENAKIVGKYYTSLFRKLQEKYRCIGDVRGSGLFLGIEIVHPQNQEPDTLLANHIKNHLRNRHILISTDGPYDNVLKTKPPLCFSKENAAEVVENIAEILQAYYKNVNKTNAF is encoded by the coding sequence ATGTATAACTTACTACAGGAAGAATACGGATTACAAGAAATTACTATTGAAAAACTATGCGGTTATGACAATGCTAACTTTCTTGTTCAAACAGATACGACTTCTTTTATTTTTAAAACATATGTATTCTCTGAAGCCTTATTCGATTTGGTAAAAGCAGAAAATGAGGTGCTTCTTTTTCTAAAAGAGAACGGAAATAATAAGCAATACCCCACTCCTGTCTCTTTTAAAGATGGTTCATATATAAAAATTTTACAAATAGACGGGAACAAACAAATCTGTAGAATGCTCACCTACCTAGATGGTGTTTTTCTTGGAGATAGCACTCATACGAAACCACTATTAGCATCAATTGGAACTTTTCTTGCCAAAACAGATCTTTTATTACAAAACGTTACGAACTATACTATTAAATCACGACAGTGGCAATGGGATATCCAATACCTCCCACAGTTCAAACATTTTATAAAAGATATTCCAGACGCAACTAACAGAGCACTTGTTTCCTATTTCTTCCAGCAATTCGAAGCACATGTGACTCCGCAAATTCCAAAACTGAGAAAACAAATCATATATAATGATGCCAATGAATGGAATATGTTGACCAAAAACAACCAGGTTTCAGCGATTATTGACTTTGGAGATATTGCTTATTCTTTTTTGATTAATGAATTAGCTATTGCTATTACTTATGCTTGTTATGATAAAGACACCCCATTAGATAATGCAGTTATTATTCTCCAGTCTTACCATGACGTCATCCCTTTAGAAGAAAAAGAGATACAACTGCTATACTATCTCATTGCAGCGAGGTTATGCATGAGCGTATGTAATTCGGCTCAGGCCAAAAAGAATACTCCAGAAAATACTTACGCATTAGTCAGTGAGCAATATGCCTGGAAAATGCTACGTAAATGGGTACGCATTAATCCCATAGCAGCAGAAAACAGATTTAGAGAAGCGGCAGGGTTTTCTTCCTTGGAAGTCCCTCCTGTTACCCAAATAGTAAATAAAAGGCACCGATATATAAGTCCTATTGTATCTTTGAGTTATAAGCAACCGATTCATATGGCATCAGCAGCTTTTCAATATATGTATGATACCAGTGGGAATACCTATTTGGATGCTTATAATAATATCCCTCATGTAGGACATAGCCATCCCGTAGTGGTCAATGCGGGTCAGCAGCAAATGGCTACATTAAATACCAATACCCGTTATCTATATCACCAATTAGCAGATTATGCAGAAAAATTACTCGATAAATTCCCTCCTTCTTTAAACAAGGTATATTTTGTTAATTCAGGAAGTGCTGCCAGTGATTTAGCAATACGAATTGCTAAAATACATACTGGACAGGAAAAGATCATGGTATTAGAACACGGCTATCACGGTCATACACAAACAGCAACCGATATTAGTGATTATAAGTTCAACAACCCAAAAGGACAAGGGCAAAAAGAATATATTCTCAAAACAGGTATTCCTGATACGTATAGAGGAATCTATAAAAATGATGATGGAAGTGCTGGTATTCACTATGCAGAACACGCTATTGAGCTATTAAAAAACACGCATACTCCTATTGCCGCATTTATCAGTGAACCAATTAGCGGATGTGGGGGGCAAATACCACTAGCCAAGGGATATTTAAAAACACTATATCCCGAAATTCGAAAACAAGGAGGTATCTGTATCTGTGATGAGGTTCAAACAGGTTTTGGACGTCTGGGCGATTATTTTTGGGGATTCGAAGCACATGATGTAGTCCCGGATATGGTAGTGATTGGGAAACCAATAGCTAATGGACATCCAATGGGAGCTGTTATATGTACAGATGAGATTGCAAATTCTTTTGGGAAAGGAGTTGAGTTTTTTAGCTCCTTCGGAGGAAACCCTGTTTCCTGTGCGATCGCCCTATCTGTATTACAAGTTATCGAAGAAGAAAAATTACAGGAAAACGCTAAAATTGTCGGGAAGTATTACACTTCTCTTTTTAGAAAATTACAAGAAAAATACCGTTGTATAGGTGATGTTAGAGGAAGTGGTCTATTTCTGGGAATTGAAATTGTACATCCACAAAACCAGGAACCAGATACATTACTAGCAAATCACATAAAAAACCATCTTAGAAATCGACACATTTTAATCAGTACAGACGGACCTTATGACAATGTATTAAAAACCAAACCCCCATTGTGTTTTTCTAAAGAAAATGCAGCTGAAGTCGTAGAAAATATAGCGGAGATACTTCAGGCTTACTATAAAAATGTTAATAAAACCAATGCTTTCTAA
- a CDS encoding pseudouridine synthase, protein MKHQHYILYKPYGYLSQFISNDSKQQRKKFLGSLYDFPNGTMAIGRLDEKSEGLLFLTTDGSFSNHICSHKIEKEYYAQLNGVITQDAISELEKGVEIGFNGKKYTTNPCRVKLLPTPPSLPDTIQKIRDDRHGPTSWISITLQEGKFRQVRKMTSAVGYPTLRLARVRIGKIRIEKMTAGEVIHSPSLHEII, encoded by the coding sequence ATGAAACATCAACATTATATTTTATATAAACCGTATGGTTATTTAAGTCAGTTTATCTCTAATGATTCCAAACAACAACGAAAAAAATTCTTAGGGAGTTTATATGATTTTCCAAACGGAACAATGGCTATAGGACGATTGGATGAAAAATCAGAAGGTCTCTTGTTCCTTACTACTGATGGTTCTTTTAGCAATCATATCTGTAGTCATAAAATAGAAAAAGAATATTATGCGCAACTTAATGGGGTCATTACACAAGACGCTATTTCCGAATTAGAAAAAGGGGTTGAAATTGGTTTTAACGGAAAAAAGTACACCACCAATCCTTGTCGTGTCAAATTACTTCCTACTCCCCCAAGCCTACCGGACACCATCCAAAAAATAAGGGATGACAGACATGGACCTACCAGCTGGATTTCGATTACCCTACAAGAGGGGAAATTCAGACAGGTTAGAAAAATGACCTCTGCTGTAGGATATCCAACCTTACGCCTTGCCAGAGTTCGAATTGGTAAAATACGAATAGAAAAGATGACAGCTGGAGAAGTCATTCATTCTCCCTCGCTCCATGAAATTATTTAG